gaaattatgagaagtacatagtagtcaactacgaaattttgcgaaacgttgtgtggaagcgaataaaaatttttacaaaagttttcacagaattattcattttacgatgagatagtaacaatttctttttattttttatacaattcttctagtagagatatccagctaatcattaaagaaaatccgagttaattatctttaagcgttaccgagttataagggtttgagttgaaagtttataaaaatgttatgataaaattgtaactaaattataaaaattttccaatttttattgaaaattggtttttataaaaatttagtatggaatcttgatatgttttcttgaaagaagtgtaaaaaaaagtgaaaatttggatgattttcatagtgaaataatcgattttattatgtagtctatgacagttgaattcaccatattggcgtattttccatgaataaaagtttttctgcaaattaatttgaaagctctaatgtaaaaatgttttaggaaaattttatcataaaatattatagaaatgatagatttctattaaaatgttacataatttgtaaaaagtgtacgtttgttacgaaaagtctaaaatattacgatgctatgttataccaacgtcgttggctatgcaaaatgtgcggtgagctctattgcatttattataaaatatttttttctatataaagtggacttgaaactaaataaaaaatttaaaaatgtaaattctaaacaatgtattgttgcaattacaaatttaaaaaaaaatatatttttttttttggaaattaaacacaaattgaaaaatgcccttgtctaagcaagcaaatgtagaacagttgcataccgaacgaaatctatttccctttaataatttaaaatattaaaatactattttattctttttaaaacagtttttagaatagcaaaaaatatcatttgtttaaaaataataaaaaatacataaaaaatgtatattcaatgtatctaaattatctatttaaggttaaaattctctcgaatgtattggcctgcctgtttttatcttcattcattcttgttatgtagctactacgaaaaatcaaattttgcaaaaagaataacagcaaatatactgttgctaatagaaaataaaaattttcaatttaacataaaaagtaaattaaataatttttttttaaaaaaaagtttttgatttcgctccatgttttgaaacccaatattaccaaaagtaaaacgcatagaaaagaaaaaaatttttttaatataaatagtgtatttttccatccccaaaaaaagactatatttatttattttaataaaaataaaaaggtgtaagttttgaataaatttttttctcttttttataaaaatattgtggtcctgaaaaggaccgattgtttttgtaaaaaaaagttggcttttaaaatgtcaataatttaagcacgttctccacgaatacgtctggccaattggatatccttgggcatgatggtgacacgcttggcatggatggcacacaagttggtatcttcgaagagaccgaccaagtaggcttcgctagcttcttgcaaggccatgacagcagagctctggaaacgcaagtcagtcttgaaatcttgggcaatttcacgaaccaaacgttggaaaggcaatttgcggatcaacaactcagtactcttctggtagcgacggatttcacgcaaagcaacggtaccagggcggaaacgatgtggcttcttaacaccaccggtggctggtgcgctcttacgagcagctttggtagccaattgcttacgaggggctttgccaccagtagatttacgggcagtttgcttagtacgagccatttttcactagaggtttttagttcacttcacgatatgcacacaaacactgttaacactgtaatagttgccttacggagcgattcccgatatttatagaaaaaatttggcgggctacagtttccaataagggtgtgtgctgcgtatatgcttcaacatttgtatctgtacacacgaagtgtatacgaacaaccccgaagatagatcgaagcgtatgtgtatgtagtaaattcagagcggattttgtataaatatgaggtatcgcagcatggtaagtattattattattattggctgAGCAGCCGTGGTGACAACACCAAGTGAAGTGCAGTGAACAGTAAATAATTAAACAAGTGAAGTGAGATAAAGCAATTGCTTTAAGATAGAGGAGAAGGTGGAAACGATTAAAGTGTCGGCCGAGAATTTCTCTTATGAGATAAATATTCCGGCCAATTTATCGAATGTGACACTGGAAGGCAGTGCCAATAACATGTCTGGCAACCACAATGACGACATTGGCGGTCGACGACCCAATGAGAACGACTGTCGGCGACAGCAAAATACTGATTTTAACGGCCACCCCATGGATTTGGCTAAATCGTCAATTGAATCTGACAAGGAAGATTCAAAAATGCGGAAGCGGAAGAAGGGCCATGGTTCTGATGGCGATTCCAGCTATAACGCCATGAAATTGCAACTTGCCGTTGAGAGGCTTGAGACAGCGAATAGAAATCTTGAAGCGCGGAATCAGGACTTGATTGCTAGAATGGAAGCACAGTGTGCTCTTGTGGAGACGCTGCGCTGTAAAATTGAACAGCTTGAAGGCACACGATCTGGTTTCGTTGCTGCTGCTAACATCACTACTGAGGCTACTGTACACCAATCGCAGTCAGCAAGAAACAACAATGATATTACTACCACCACTACATCTGGTAGTACATTTACGACAAACTGGCTTGCTGCCAGCACCACCACTAAAGCTGCCATGCACCAATTGCAGCCAACAGCAACCAACTATGACAGCACTACCATAGCTACATCTGGTAGTAAGGCTATAACCGAATGGTCCACCGAGGTAGCCGAAAACCTCGGTGCAGCGTTGATGGAAGAGGATGATGTCGCACCGCCGGCGACTGTAGACATGTCAAAAGGGGCTATTCGCAAGACCACACAGAAGCAGCCACAAACGACCCAAGCTAATAATGGAAAGTCATCAACAACtatgacaacaacaaccttGAATCACCAGAGGACCACTACCAGGAACAGAGGCGCTGACTCGAACACGGATGCGGGAAGGACCGTTGGATCAGGTAAGGTCAGCCCACCTATAGTGAAGGTTTATGGGGTAAATGTTAAGACATTCATGTCAGGTCTTAAGGGGCTTTTAGGacatgatctctttaatattgatataaagAATAGGAACATGATTGTTCTTAAATTAGTGAGACTGGAAGATCACGCTAGGGTCAAGCAATATTTGATAGGAGAGGGTACGTCCTTCTACACCTTCACACCGAGGAATATGAGGCCATATACGATAATGCTTTCTGGTTTGTCTAGCACCTATGACGTAGAGGATTTAAAGGCCTTCCTGGACGCGACTGGCATCAAGATCTGCGATATGGTCATAAAGAAACTCATGTACGACAGATGGATCGTACAATTAGGCCAGGATTCCGATGTGAAGGCTTTCCGTAGGCAAAGATACATACTGGGCTGCAGAATAGACATGGTGAAGAACAAAGCAGGAGGGGTTACCCAATGCCATAACTGCCAGAGGTTCGGGCACGTTGCGGCCAATTGCAGCATGGAGCACAGATGCGTGCGATGCGCATCTCCACACGGACCAGGAGAGTGCAGTGTGCCATCGGCCGAGGCCGGGGGAGAAGGGACCTTATCCAAGGATCCGGCTACAGGGGAGATTGTCAGGGCGGCTGTTGCCCCTCTATATTGCGCTAATTGTAAGGCTAGCGGACACATGGCCAGCGACAAGAATTGCCCGAAGCGCCTGGAAGTACTCCAGCGCATGCAAGAGAGGAAAGTGACCATGGCGCCTCCAAAGAGGGCCCAGGTGCTGGCTCCGGCGCCACCACCACCAAGGATGACCGCGGGCTCTTATGCCAACGTTGCCAGGCATGTGAATTCTCCAACGATCACCCCAGTTGGAATGAGGAATGAGACGGCGCAGAGGGCGGCTCAGGCAATGGGCTTCTTCAATGCGGAGTGTAGACGGCTGTTCGGACAGGACTTCCATGTATACATGGCCAAGATTGCTGGGTTCGCTGAGACCTTCAGGGGACTGAACTCTGATGCTGAGAAAAGGCAGGCGCTGTTCGGCCTTGGTTTGAGCATGGCTCCTGATgggaattaaatgcatttttgtgaATTTACACTCGGTAGTATCTCGACACAAGAGACACTACTTACAACTTTTCGTGGAGGAGCATAAACCAGACGTTTTGATGCTGGCGGAGCACTGCTTGTCGGCGCGtcataattttgttttgaaGGGGTACTCGATTCATAGACAGGACCGGACTAGTGGTGCTGGTGGTGGGACGGCGATCTGTTTGAGGGGAAATGTCCGTGGTGAAAGGGTTGATGCAAGCCTTGGGAGAATGGAGGGTACTGTTGTTGCGATAAATAGGCCTGATATGGGCAGGATACTTCTGGTATCTTTGTATCTTAGACCCCAGGATACCCTGGGTGTGTCTGATCTGGACGCTTTGGAGAGGGTTATTGGGACAGAAGAGGCTATAATTGGAGCGGACCTCAATGCGAGGCATCGCGTTTGGGGGGATTCTACTGTTAACACTTCCGGGAGGAGATTAAAGGAATGGCTTGATATGAGCCCAACGGTCGTGATGAGACCAACCGATGGACCAACGAGGATACAGGGGAGGAGTCGGTCTTTTATAGACGTTATAATGACTACGACGGGATTAAGACTGACTGACGGACCTAATGGTAGACAGACGGTGCACGGTCTACGGACGCTAGACTATGAATCGGACCATAGGGCGGTGGAGATTTCTGTCTCAGTTGACAGCATTGAGGAGGTTACTCCAAGAGTAATATACGACTACAAGAGGATGCGGACCGGTGTCCTGAACGATGAACTGGCAGAGAGGCTTCAAGGGTGTGCACCACCTATATATTGGAACGCCGACACATCGGAGATTGATATGGCAGTAGGGGCTCTTGCTGGGGGCCTGGCACATGCAATGGAGAAGGCAATTCCGAAAGTAAGGCCCAGGGGGAATTGTCTGACACAACTTCCTCCGGATATTCTGGCACTTATCTCCCAGAAAAGGACCCTCCGCAGGAGATTGCACAGGCTGCATGACACACGCGATGCAAATGAAGTACGGGCCATCATGAAGAACCTGGATAAAATAATACAACAACGGATTCGTTTATTTGAGGACGACAATTTCATTAGGACACTGGAGGGGATCACTCCCGGAAACGACATGTTTCGAAAAGTGAAGCGATACACAGCCAGGAAGGTAGGAGGTGAAATGGCTGATCTGGCAACTCCCAACAACGAAAGGGTAACCTCGACGAGGGCAAAGGCAGACCTGCTGGCATCGACATTTGCACTGGCCCAGTGCGATGGTCCCATGCCTGACACGAATGTGGTAGAACGGACACCGATGATCATATTTGGCCAGGATTGCACGGCTGATGGAGTAATGATGGAGGGATCCTCACCCCCCCCTGTGGCACTAGTGAGACCCTCGGAGGTCGGCTCTATCCTACGCCGACTCAATAATAAGAAGAGCTGTGGGGAAGACGGCATTCCGAATTTCGTTCTTAGGAGGCTGGACCAGCGGGCctgggcctatatggcagcgattTTCAACCACTGCCTGAATTTGGGGTATTTTCCCGTAGCGTGGAAGAAATCGAAGGTGATACCCATCCTGAAGAAGGGTAAGGAACCAAGCGATCCGTCTTCATACAGGCCCATATCACTCCTTTCCAGCCTTGGAAAGGCATTTGAGGTTGTGATCAATCATAGGGTGAACGATCATCTGGAGGACTCAGGGACACTGGGTGATTTCCAATTCGGCTTCCGCAAGGAGACGACCACGACGCACGCGTTGATGACCTTATCAGACAGGATAGCGAGGGGATTCCAGGCTAGGAGTCCGACAATCGCGGTCAGCCTCGATTTTGAGAAGGCGTTCGATACCGTCTGGCAAGACGGTATCACGCAGAAAATGGATACATTCCATGATTTCGACCCCCATCTCACGAGACTCATTGGGGACTACCTCAAAGGTCGGAGCTTTTCAGTGTCTGTTGGAGACACAGTGTCCTCCACACATAGGACCAGATCAGGAGTACCACAAGGATCGGTGCTTGGACCTGTACTTTATAATATATACCTATCGGACATACCGAGGCCTGAGAGGGACTGCCTCATTATCacgtatgccgatgacatctTGGTGGCTGCCACGCACCCTCGGGCCAGTATTGCGGAAAGAAACCTGACGCGATATCTCGCTAGACTGGAGGAATACTTCCGGCAGTGGAAACTTAATCTCAATGTGGACAAATGCAAGACCATCATTTTCAAGGGCAGGAGCAGGAACCTCTACCGGAACGCCAGGGGCTATATCCCCAGTATAAGGATCGGCGACACGGTTATACAAAACTCCAATACCCTGAAGTACCTGGGTGTTGTGTATGAAGAGGATATGTCGTTTATCAGACACATTGATGAGGCGATCGGAAAGGGAAGGGCGGCGTACCACGCCTTCCGTACGATGTTGGCCCGTAGAAGAGGATTGAGCCAGAGGGTCAAACTGGCGATTTATAAGCAGGTGGTGAGACCGACGGTTGCATATGCCTTCCCGATTTGGTACACGGTGTCCTCGCACCAGATGGAGAGATTGAGGGTGCTCGAGAGAAAAATGTTAGTCCAATGTCTCGGACTGAGAGGAAGGAGATCGGAGCAAGGGTACTGGATTGGGCCCTCCTGCCGGAAAATCTACGAGGAGTCTCGGATGTGTCGTATAGATGCCTTTATGGTCCGTTTGGGCATTAAACATCTTGAGAGGGCCATTTCACATTGGAACCCCATGGTACAACGGTGCCAAACGTCCAGGGGGGACTACCTACGCGTGAGGGAGATGGGTGGCCACCTTTCTCCCATGTGCCTTTTGCATCTTAACGATGATGGCTTGGTGTACGACTCGGAGAGACGTACCCTTTTCTACCACAGGAGATTCCGCCAATATGGCATGGATGATATGGTATACGCCACGGCACAGTGGGTGCCTGTGGTCTGATTGTAAATAGTGTAGATAGTTGTGGAGATGTATATAGCTTTatgattttgttcattttattttattttattttgcttttattgcGATGGACgcatttctttcttttattcgtttTGGTTTTATTAGATTTAGTTAGTGATAGTTTAGCTTAGGTTTTT
The Stomoxys calcitrans chromosome 3, idStoCalc2.1, whole genome shotgun sequence genome window above contains:
- the LOC131995644 gene encoding histone H3-like — its product is MARTKQTARKSTGGKAPRKQLATKAARKSAPATGGVKKPHRFRPGTVALREIRRYQKSTELLIRKLPFQRLVREIAQDFKTDLRFQSSAVMALQEASEAYLVGLFEDTNLCAIHAKRVTIMPKDIQLARRIRG